Proteins from a single region of Solidesulfovibrio fructosivorans JJ]:
- a CDS encoding RrF2 family transcriptional regulator: MRLTRAGEYAIRCVLYLAMHQDRTLISRKEIAEAMEIPAQFLGKVAQSLSRAGIIAIRQGAQGGYEMAKAPEAVSLLSVVEAIDGEIFLNDCIHRPDTCTRQTICSVHRVWETARRQLRETLAGTTLAALAREEEQACAKRPTRPSQIDAGG; this comes from the coding sequence ATGCGCCTGACCCGAGCCGGCGAATACGCCATCCGATGCGTCCTGTACCTGGCCATGCACCAGGATCGGACGCTCATTTCCCGCAAGGAAATCGCCGAAGCCATGGAGATCCCGGCCCAATTTTTAGGCAAGGTCGCCCAGAGCCTGTCCCGGGCCGGCATCATCGCCATCCGCCAGGGAGCCCAGGGCGGCTACGAGATGGCCAAGGCCCCGGAAGCGGTGTCGCTGCTCTCGGTGGTCGAGGCCATCGACGGGGAAATCTTTTTAAACGACTGCATCCACCGTCCCGACACCTGCACCCGGCAGACCATCTGCTCGGTGCACCGGGTGTGGGAAACGGCTCGCCGGCAACTGCGCGAAACGCTGGCCGGCACGACCCTGGCCGCGCTGGCCCGGGAGGAGGAGCAGGCATGCGCCAAACGGCCGACGCGGCCGTCGCAAATAGACGCAGGCGGGTAA